In the Mauremys mutica isolate MM-2020 ecotype Southern chromosome 13, ASM2049712v1, whole genome shotgun sequence genome, one interval contains:
- the R3HDML gene encoding peptidase inhibitor R3HDML isoform X1 produces the protein MTLLHMHLHFTGLVFWMIPKSSSFVLPNATELLYPSSNMKAGLVSGLGLPRSRQKRYISPRDMSVLLDYHNQVRAQVSPPAANMEYMVWDERLAKSAEAWAVQCIWDHGPPQLMRYIGQNLSIHSGRYRSVVDLVKSWYYEKQHYSFPYPRDCNPSCPSKCSGSVCSHYTQMVWASSNRIGCAINTCTNMNVWGSTWRQAVYLVCNYAIKGNWIGEAPYKVGRPCSACPPSYGGVCSNNMCFTGLNSNKVSWF, from the exons ATGACTTTACTGCACATGCACCTGCATTTCACTGGCTTGGTCTTCTGGATGATACCGAAATCGAGCTCTTTTGTGCTGCCCAATGCCACCGAGCTCCTGTACCCCTCCAGCAACATGAAGGCTGGCTTGGTGTCCGGCCTCGGGCTGCCAAGGAGTCGCCAAAAGCGATACATCTCTCCGCGGGACATGAGTGTTCTTTTGGACTACCACAACCAAGTGCGGGCACAGGTGTCTCCACCAGCGGCCAACATGGAGTATATG GTGTGGGATGAGAGACTGGCCAAGTCTGCTGAAGCCTGGGCTGTACAGTGCATATGGGACCATGGGCCGCCCCAGCTGATGAGGTACATTGGTCAGAACCTCTCCATTCACTCTGGCAG GTACCGGTCAGTCGTGGATCTTGTGAAATCTTGGTATTATGAGAAACAGCATTACTCCTTCCCCTACCCTCGTGACTGCaaccccagctgcccctccaaaTGCAGTGGTTCTGTCTGCAGCCATTACACCCAG ATGGTGTGGGCCTCCTCCAACAGAATTGGCTGTGCCATCAACACCTGCACCAACATGAACGTGTGGGGCAGCACCTGGCGGCAGGCGGTGTACTTAGTGTGCAACTATGCCATCAA GGGCAACTGGATAGGAGAAGCGCCTTACAAGGTGGGGagaccgtgctcggcctgcccaCCCAGTTACGGTGGCGTCTGCAGCAACAACATGTGCTTCACAGGACTCAACTCCAACAAAGTGAGCTGGTTCTGA
- the R3HDML gene encoding peptidase inhibitor R3HDML isoform X2, translating into MTLLHMHLHFTGLVFWMIPKSSSFVLPNATELLYPSSNMKAGLVSGLGLPRSRQKRYISPRDMSVLLDYHNQVRAQVSPPAANMEYMVWDERLAKSAEAWAVQCIWDHGPPQLMRYIGQNLSIHSGRYRSVVDLVKSWYYEKQHYSFPYPRDCNPSCPSKCSGSVCSHYTQMVWASSNRIGCAINTCTNMNVWGSTWRQAVYLVCNYAIKTQLQQSELVLSRRECFPAAGEVERRLATGERGKCHVQCCVN; encoded by the exons ATGACTTTACTGCACATGCACCTGCATTTCACTGGCTTGGTCTTCTGGATGATACCGAAATCGAGCTCTTTTGTGCTGCCCAATGCCACCGAGCTCCTGTACCCCTCCAGCAACATGAAGGCTGGCTTGGTGTCCGGCCTCGGGCTGCCAAGGAGTCGCCAAAAGCGATACATCTCTCCGCGGGACATGAGTGTTCTTTTGGACTACCACAACCAAGTGCGGGCACAGGTGTCTCCACCAGCGGCCAACATGGAGTATATG GTGTGGGATGAGAGACTGGCCAAGTCTGCTGAAGCCTGGGCTGTACAGTGCATATGGGACCATGGGCCGCCCCAGCTGATGAGGTACATTGGTCAGAACCTCTCCATTCACTCTGGCAG GTACCGGTCAGTCGTGGATCTTGTGAAATCTTGGTATTATGAGAAACAGCATTACTCCTTCCCCTACCCTCGTGACTGCaaccccagctgcccctccaaaTGCAGTGGTTCTGTCTGCAGCCATTACACCCAG ATGGTGTGGGCCTCCTCCAACAGAATTGGCTGTGCCATCAACACCTGCACCAACATGAACGTGTGGGGCAGCACCTGGCGGCAGGCGGTGTACTTAGTGTGCAACTATGCCATCAA GACTCAACTCCAACAAAGTGAGCTGGTTCTGAGCCGCCGAGAGTGCTTCCCGGCGGctggagaagtggagcggcggcTGGCGACAGGAGAGCGTGGGAAATGCCATGTACAATGTTGTGTAAACTAG